The Gemmatimonadota bacterium sequence TCACGGGCTCGATGAACAAATCGGACATTCCCCCCGAGGAGTCCATGCGGATCGCAGAAGCAGCGGCCGAGAAATCAATTCCGTTCCTCGAATCGCTCTGCAGCGAACTCGACATGACCCTTGTCGTCGGTACCATCGAGCCAGCGGGCGAACGCTATCGCAACAGCGCCTACATTGTAGGGCCCAGCGGTTACCTCGCGACCTTTACCAAACTGCACATCCCGAATGAAACCGAGCGGACCTGGTTCGAACCGGGGAGCCAACTCCCTATCGTGACATCGCAAGGCTGGACCTTCGGCGTGGGGATCTGCTACGACCTGAGGTTTCCGGAGATCTTCCGAACCGCCGCACAGGAGGGCGCAGACTTTTTCCTCCTCGCCGTGGGTGCAAGCGGCCGCGCTGACAACGTCACCCCTGACGGCGATCAGACCGAACAGGCAGACGAACATCGACAGCTTGCCGCCCAGGTCTTGCCAGCGAGAGCCGTGGACAATGCGCTCTACATTTTCTACGCCAACCAGGCGGGAAAAAGCGGCAACGCCTGGTTTCCGGGACTCGCCTTCGCGATCGATCCGAACGGCCAATTCATCGACGAACACGCGCCAGTGGAAGGCATG is a genomic window containing:
- a CDS encoding carbon-nitrogen hydrolase family protein is translated as MAYPMNNTKTRIASVAMHSAMGDPMTNLDRIAEWSREAHRQGATFALFPEECITGSMNKSDIPPEESMRIAEAAAEKSIPFLESLCSELDMTLVVGTIEPAGERYRNSAYIVGPSGYLATFTKLHIPNETERTWFEPGSQLPIVTSQGWTFGVGICYDLRFPEIFRTAAQEGADFFLLAVGASGRADNVTPDGDQTEQADEHRQLAAQVLPARAVDNALYIFYANQAGKSGNAWFPGLAFAIDPNGQFIDEHAPVEGMIVTEVSRDLIEKARSSGCFTANEARPDLYASPQIVR